One window of the Tachypleus tridentatus isolate NWPU-2018 chromosome 10, ASM421037v1, whole genome shotgun sequence genome contains the following:
- the LOC143228929 gene encoding uncharacterized protein LOC143228929 isoform X1, with protein MWKKFQGKEVSGSAFTQSYSNPAFDSHGELIELMRMACPVCGKMFKARKNLRQHMETHGDMFQCKKCLIKFTFRSSLTRHNRTSCPFRNTIENMVNEAS; from the exons ATGTGGAAAAAGTTTCAAGGCAAAGAAGTATCTGGATCAGCATTTACACAGTCATACA gtAATCCGGCTTTTGATTCACACGGAGAATTGATAGAGTTGATGAGGATGGCATGCCCAGTTTGTGGAAAGATGTTTAAAGCTAGAAAGAATCTCCGACAACACATGGAGACCCATGGAGACATGTTTCAGTGTAAAAAATGCCTTATTAAATTTACCTTTCGTTCCAGCCTCACGCGACATAATCGTACATCTTGTCCATTTCGTAACACCATTGAAAACATGGTTAATGAAGCATCGTAA